A region of Myxococcus stipitatus DSM 14675 DNA encodes the following proteins:
- a CDS encoding VCBS repeat-containing protein produces the protein MNRIVRAAPLLALLAGACSDELDPAREVPLPPPVDQCTGLPPVALRAEPVRVRVGNPVALVASGGSGQYRYVLQEGGSSGELRADRFVAGHTPGRDTLVVEDARCPGDARVTVEVLAPFDIAPARADVRPQTTFQVAARGLLGPATFSLTQSGSGATLSPEGRYTAGTGEGLDLITVRDSQTGDEAVLQYNVSRTARLAGAPAYLAVPSGSSVPLGTRGGSDAVVWTKVSGPGTLAPGRIGFQPGDTGVAVLEAADPFTGDKAAVTVVVMDELTRPTQAHGRLSDVASLVTADFDGDGIQDLAVGQRESDMGAPVSGGAVFIYKGGSGGLDAKPLWVLEGTTESAFFGEVLAAGDLDGDGRAELVVSSPGADVAINNAGAVYLYTFKGGSPAPLRSPLAGLLASSAFGAGLSVADVNGDGRMDLVVGTPAGDLAPTSAIRARGTVDIYLSTPSAPVPDLPSIRLGGSDLSREGAPMARSSTDLGRALVAADFNKDGRLDIAALSRVSRYAADGSIPGMQVTISVFFARAEGQRFRATPDVYVLPANLADANEGTWRLSSVAGDGTRPPLLMAVADRADSPDLSTSGGVKSGGDAGGVLLFDLSGFTPTGDPVATPPQVKREEAFARIYGDASGIVAGRSFAVLDVDGAPGPELLLGAPYAAPPAPGNTTLRFGGKVLVYPLATLTKGALINKPLTALNGVAKSETLGAGLAAWRFSDGESLAVVAGRASTDQGVFTGRVELFRRAGASLAEWTRSTSNVPAMPSTELVGNQVAVAVGPRGSVALLGAQGWSGPGVNADGDAMGIGRAYVRDVARGATALVVEEGAPTPHKAGRMVGTDVAFTDFNGDGIPDTAVGAQTFFAPASNSAEIAATYHTNRAECFTTGTQTVGGVLVSLGQADGTYKPAYRLWAPNQITGCVPDTDARCKRTNMGRGVVGGFDFNGDGKEDLGVLRDRGMEVFLGRAPDDASLSKLTLGCNPVYSWPSIGLNTFAPTNLGDINADGCADLAWRYAEGARSGVAILLGYDAGGAKCGGRTTPTVWRIAGDSEAQLNNMGLGVAIARAGKLMRNPNGTGDTRDFLAVSASAVVFNSVTQPVVLLFDLAQLRTVMANKQTDSLPLVAGALGDGLTPVVVVHQTRAVFFGSSLAGNLDLSGDGVEDLVVGAYGASVASDGGGAVFIYAGTPNMGGALSPFLTVAGDVSERSQVGMEVAVTPGKGGTPPTLVIGAPASYRTGTRNGTAYVLPLRF, from the coding sequence ATGAATCGAATCGTTCGCGCGGCCCCCCTCCTCGCGCTCCTCGCCGGCGCCTGCTCGGATGAGCTGGACCCGGCGCGTGAAGTCCCCCTGCCGCCTCCCGTGGACCAGTGCACGGGGCTGCCTCCGGTCGCCCTGCGCGCCGAGCCCGTCCGCGTGCGCGTGGGCAACCCCGTGGCGCTGGTGGCCTCCGGAGGCAGCGGCCAGTACCGCTACGTGCTCCAGGAGGGAGGCTCGTCCGGAGAGCTGCGCGCGGACCGCTTCGTCGCGGGACACACGCCGGGCAGGGACACGCTGGTGGTGGAGGATGCGCGCTGCCCCGGGGACGCGCGCGTCACGGTGGAGGTGCTGGCGCCCTTCGACATCGCTCCGGCTCGCGCGGACGTGCGGCCCCAGACGACCTTCCAGGTGGCGGCGCGGGGCCTGCTGGGACCGGCGACGTTCAGCCTGACGCAGAGTGGCTCCGGCGCCACGCTCTCTCCGGAGGGCCGCTACACGGCGGGCACCGGCGAGGGCCTGGACCTCATCACCGTGCGCGACTCGCAGACGGGGGACGAGGCGGTGCTCCAGTACAACGTGAGCCGGACGGCGCGGCTCGCCGGAGCGCCCGCGTACCTCGCGGTGCCGTCGGGCTCCTCCGTGCCGCTGGGCACGCGCGGTGGCAGCGACGCGGTGGTGTGGACGAAGGTGTCGGGGCCCGGGACGCTCGCGCCCGGACGCATCGGCTTCCAGCCCGGGGACACGGGCGTGGCCGTGCTGGAGGCGGCGGACCCGTTCACCGGGGACAAGGCGGCGGTGACGGTGGTGGTGATGGACGAGCTGACGCGGCCGACGCAGGCGCACGGCCGGCTCAGCGATGTGGCCTCGCTGGTGACGGCGGACTTCGACGGCGACGGCATCCAGGACCTCGCGGTGGGACAGCGCGAGAGCGACATGGGCGCGCCGGTGAGCGGCGGGGCCGTGTTCATCTACAAGGGCGGCAGCGGCGGACTGGATGCGAAGCCGCTGTGGGTGCTCGAGGGGACCACCGAGTCCGCGTTCTTCGGTGAGGTGCTGGCCGCGGGGGACCTGGACGGTGATGGCCGCGCGGAGCTGGTGGTGTCCTCGCCCGGCGCCGACGTCGCCATCAACAACGCCGGCGCGGTGTATCTGTATACGTTCAAGGGCGGCTCGCCCGCGCCGCTGCGCTCGCCGCTCGCCGGACTGCTGGCCAGCTCCGCGTTCGGCGCGGGCCTGTCCGTGGCGGACGTGAATGGGGACGGACGGATGGACCTGGTGGTGGGGACTCCCGCGGGGGACCTGGCGCCCACCAGCGCCATCCGCGCGCGCGGCACGGTGGACATCTACCTGTCGACGCCCAGCGCGCCCGTGCCGGACCTGCCCAGCATCCGCCTGGGAGGCTCGGACCTCTCGCGTGAGGGGGCCCCCATGGCGCGCTCGAGCACGGACCTGGGGCGCGCGCTGGTGGCGGCGGACTTCAACAAGGACGGGCGCCTGGATATCGCGGCGCTCAGCCGGGTGAGTCGCTACGCGGCGGACGGCAGCATCCCGGGGATGCAGGTGACCATCTCCGTCTTCTTCGCGCGCGCCGAGGGACAGCGCTTCCGCGCGACGCCGGATGTCTATGTGCTGCCCGCCAACCTGGCGGACGCGAACGAGGGGACGTGGCGTCTGTCCTCCGTCGCGGGTGACGGGACGCGGCCCCCGCTGTTGATGGCGGTGGCGGACCGCGCGGACTCGCCGGACCTGAGCACCAGTGGCGGCGTGAAGTCCGGTGGAGACGCGGGCGGGGTGCTGCTGTTCGACCTGAGCGGCTTCACGCCCACGGGGGACCCGGTGGCCACGCCTCCCCAGGTGAAGCGCGAGGAGGCCTTCGCGCGCATCTATGGCGATGCGTCCGGCATCGTCGCGGGGCGCAGCTTCGCGGTGCTGGACGTGGACGGCGCTCCGGGGCCGGAGCTGCTGCTGGGCGCGCCGTACGCCGCGCCGCCCGCTCCGGGCAACACGACGCTGCGCTTCGGCGGCAAGGTGCTGGTGTACCCGCTGGCGACGCTGACGAAGGGCGCCCTCATCAACAAGCCGCTGACGGCGCTCAACGGCGTGGCGAAGTCGGAGACGCTGGGCGCGGGGCTCGCGGCGTGGCGCTTCTCGGATGGGGAGTCGCTGGCGGTCGTCGCGGGCCGCGCCTCCACGGACCAGGGTGTCTTCACCGGCCGGGTGGAGCTGTTCCGCAGGGCGGGCGCGTCGCTGGCGGAGTGGACGCGCAGCACCTCCAACGTCCCGGCGATGCCCAGCACGGAGCTGGTGGGCAACCAGGTGGCCGTGGCGGTGGGGCCTCGCGGGAGCGTGGCGCTGCTGGGCGCGCAGGGGTGGTCCGGTCCAGGCGTCAACGCGGATGGCGACGCGATGGGCATTGGCCGCGCCTATGTGCGCGACGTGGCCCGAGGCGCGACGGCCCTGGTGGTGGAGGAGGGTGCCCCCACTCCGCACAAGGCGGGGCGCATGGTGGGCACGGACGTGGCCTTCACGGACTTCAACGGGGACGGCATCCCGGACACCGCCGTGGGCGCGCAGACCTTCTTCGCACCCGCCAGCAACAGCGCGGAGATTGCCGCGACCTACCACACGAACCGCGCGGAGTGCTTCACCACCGGGACGCAGACCGTGGGCGGCGTGTTGGTCTCGCTGGGACAGGCGGACGGCACGTACAAGCCCGCCTACCGGCTGTGGGCGCCCAACCAAATCACGGGCTGCGTGCCGGACACGGACGCGCGCTGCAAGCGCACGAACATGGGCCGCGGAGTCGTGGGCGGCTTCGACTTCAACGGCGACGGGAAGGAAGACCTGGGCGTGCTGCGCGACCGGGGCATGGAGGTCTTCCTGGGCCGCGCGCCGGATGACGCGTCGCTCTCGAAGCTCACCCTGGGGTGCAACCCCGTCTACTCGTGGCCCTCCATCGGCCTCAACACCTTCGCCCCCACGAACCTGGGAGACATCAACGCGGATGGCTGCGCCGACCTGGCGTGGCGGTACGCGGAAGGGGCCCGCTCCGGCGTGGCCATCCTCCTGGGCTACGACGCGGGAGGCGCCAAGTGCGGTGGACGCACGACGCCCACCGTGTGGCGCATCGCGGGAGACAGCGAGGCGCAGCTCAACAACATGGGCCTGGGCGTGGCCATCGCCCGCGCGGGCAAGCTCATGCGCAACCCCAACGGCACCGGGGACACGCGCGACTTCCTCGCCGTCAGCGCCAGCGCCGTCGTCTTCAACAGCGTCACGCAGCCCGTGGTGCTCCTCTTCGACCTGGCGCAGCTGCGCACGGTGATGGCCAACAAGCAGACCGACAGCCTGCCCCTCGTCGCGGGGGCCCTGGGCGACGGGCTCACCCCCGTGGTGGTGGTGCACCAGACGCGCGCGGTGTTCTTCGGCTCCTCGCTGGCGGGGAACCTGGACCTGTCGGGCGATGGCGTGGAGGACCTGGTCGTCGGCGCGTATGGCGCTTCGGTGGCCTCGGATGGCGGCGGCGCCGTGTTCATCTACGCGGGCACTCCCAACATGGGAGGCGCGCTGTCGCCCTTCCTCACCGTGGCGGGGGATGTCTCGGAGCGCAGCCAGGTGGGGATGGAAGTCGCGGTAACCCCTGGAAAGGGAGGAACACCTCCAACGCTGGTGATTGGCGCGCCGGCGAGCTACCGGACGGGGACGCGGAACGGGACGGCGTACGTGCTGCCGCTGCGCTTCTAG
- a CDS encoding DMT family transporter — protein sequence MDSATATGTPVKTASPLKIALAYCTCFLLWGSTWSVVKVGLEDLPPLRFLGSRLLLTALVMLPFTQLKGHLDARTAKRIAGLGMLQLAFPFGLLFFAQQWIPSSWAALLFSTFPVWLLFVGRVLLPDQPLTPGKLLAAGMGVGGVVILQSSNLQGLALSGKVLLGVGLALLSVAIIAVANVLIKRFMTNVPPRTLVFGQSLSSAVPLVALSFLLEPHSAAQWTPRAMGAVFYLAVFGTAFTYLCLYWLLPRISLTALGAMALLDTLVAVVLGVVFLDEPFTLSLVVGGALILGGAALANKLPQQGAPKPPRSAPS from the coding sequence ATGGATTCCGCCACCGCGACTGGCACCCCCGTGAAGACCGCCAGTCCCCTGAAGATTGCCCTCGCCTACTGCACCTGCTTCCTCTTGTGGGGCTCCACGTGGTCCGTGGTGAAGGTGGGGCTCGAGGACCTGCCTCCGCTGCGCTTCCTGGGCTCGCGCCTGCTGCTCACCGCGCTGGTGATGCTGCCCTTCACCCAGCTGAAGGGACATTTGGACGCGCGCACCGCGAAGCGCATCGCGGGGCTGGGCATGCTCCAGCTCGCCTTCCCCTTCGGGCTGCTCTTCTTCGCGCAGCAGTGGATTCCCTCCAGCTGGGCGGCGCTGCTGTTCTCCACCTTCCCCGTGTGGCTCCTGTTCGTGGGCCGCGTGCTGCTGCCGGACCAGCCGCTGACGCCGGGCAAGCTGCTGGCGGCGGGCATGGGCGTCGGGGGCGTGGTGATCCTCCAGTCCTCCAACCTCCAGGGACTGGCGCTCTCCGGCAAGGTGCTGCTGGGCGTGGGGCTGGCGCTCCTGTCCGTGGCCATCATCGCGGTGGCCAACGTGCTCATCAAACGCTTCATGACGAACGTGCCGCCGCGGACGCTCGTCTTCGGCCAGTCGCTCAGCAGCGCGGTGCCGCTGGTGGCCCTGTCGTTCCTGCTGGAGCCGCACTCCGCCGCGCAGTGGACGCCTCGCGCGATGGGCGCCGTCTTCTACCTCGCGGTGTTCGGCACGGCCTTCACGTACCTGTGTCTCTACTGGCTCCTGCCGCGCATCTCGCTCACGGCGCTGGGCGCCATGGCGCTGCTCGACACGCTGGTGGCGGTGGTGCTGGGCGTCGTGTTCCTCGACGAGCCCTTCACGCTGTCACTCGTCGTGGGCGGCGCGCTCATCCTGGGAGGCGCGGCGCTGGCCAACAAGCTGCCGCAGCAGGGCGCGCCCAAGCCCCCACGGAGCGCTCCGAGCTGA
- the ligD gene encoding non-homologous end-joining DNA ligase yields the protein MKRPDPRLHTDRRQRPPRRAPQPAPATGERRAPRAPAARTASPESSAPRPGRAKLTHADRVLFPGSGLTKADVFAYYRDVAPLLVPVLEDRPIAVQQWPRGIEAPGFFRHSLSGMPAWLPFLSVRHVHKTLRHVNVTGEEPLLWLANQSALTLHMWLSRAPQLSRPDFLVMDLDPGDGGWPDVVAAALALRELLEQQGLEGFPKTSGKRGLHVLVPLAPGHTYARVRAHANALAKELERRLGTRATTVREVRARHGRLYLDAGQNARGKTVVAPYSLRAREPATFSAPLRWSEVSPTLDPSRFNLRTLRARLDAVGDLFAPARKNPQRLPG from the coding sequence GTGAAACGCCCCGACCCACGACTCCACACCGACCGGCGCCAGCGGCCCCCACGCCGCGCTCCCCAGCCCGCACCCGCCACCGGCGAGCGCCGCGCCCCCAGGGCCCCCGCCGCGCGCACCGCGTCGCCCGAGTCCTCCGCCCCACGTCCAGGGCGCGCGAAGCTCACGCACGCAGACCGCGTCCTCTTCCCCGGGAGCGGACTGACGAAGGCGGACGTCTTCGCGTACTACCGCGACGTGGCGCCGCTGCTCGTCCCCGTCCTCGAGGACAGGCCCATCGCCGTGCAGCAGTGGCCCCGGGGAATCGAGGCCCCCGGCTTCTTCCGCCACTCGCTGTCGGGCATGCCCGCCTGGCTCCCGTTCCTGAGCGTGCGCCATGTGCACAAGACGCTGCGGCACGTGAATGTGACGGGCGAGGAGCCCCTGCTCTGGCTCGCCAACCAATCCGCGCTCACGCTGCACATGTGGCTGAGCCGAGCCCCCCAGCTCTCGCGGCCGGACTTCCTCGTCATGGACCTGGACCCGGGTGACGGAGGCTGGCCGGACGTCGTCGCGGCGGCGCTCGCGCTGCGGGAGCTTCTGGAGCAGCAGGGCCTGGAGGGCTTCCCCAAGACCTCCGGCAAGCGCGGGCTGCATGTCCTGGTGCCGCTGGCCCCGGGCCACACCTACGCGCGGGTACGGGCCCACGCCAATGCCCTGGCGAAGGAACTCGAGCGCCGGCTGGGGACACGCGCCACCACGGTCCGCGAGGTGCGCGCGCGTCACGGGCGGCTCTACCTGGACGCGGGACAGAACGCGCGGGGCAAGACGGTGGTGGCGCCCTACTCCCTCCGAGCGCGCGAGCCCGCGACCTTCTCGGCGCCCCTGCGCTGGAGCGAGGTGAGTCCGACCCTGGACCCCTCGCGCTTCAACCTCCGCACGCTGCGCGCGCGCCTGGACGCCGTGGGGGACCTGTTCGCGCCCGCACGGAAGAACCCACAGCGGCTGCCGGGTTGA
- a CDS encoding DUF2383 domain-containing protein, with translation MAEKSEVARLRSLAQLDADAVGAYDTALSRIPEPLVRERLGEFRADHLRHVRELNAFIHLFGGVPLELRPDLKGAAMKGLTAMSCMMGTEAALVAMMGNEEFSNRAYDLALRFDWSPDVQGLIERHREDERRHILWIREAVRTRPWEKERASVGEEGSEVQA, from the coding sequence ATGGCCGAGAAGTCCGAGGTGGCACGGCTGCGCAGCCTGGCGCAGCTCGACGCGGACGCGGTGGGGGCCTACGACACGGCGCTCTCCCGCATCCCGGAGCCGTTGGTCCGAGAGCGGTTGGGCGAGTTTCGCGCCGACCACCTGCGCCATGTGCGGGAGCTCAATGCCTTCATCCACCTCTTCGGCGGCGTGCCGCTGGAGCTGCGGCCGGACCTGAAGGGCGCGGCGATGAAGGGGCTGACCGCGATGTCCTGCATGATGGGCACCGAGGCGGCGCTGGTCGCGATGATGGGCAACGAGGAGTTCTCCAACCGGGCCTATGACCTGGCGCTGCGCTTCGACTGGAGCCCGGATGTCCAGGGACTCATCGAGCGCCACCGCGAGGACGAGCGGCGTCACATCCTGTGGATTCGTGAGGCGGTCCGGACCCGGCCCTGGGAGAAGGAGCGGGCCTCCGTGGGTGAGGAGGGCTCCGAAGTCCAGGCCTGA
- a CDS encoding lipoprotein produces MKRWVILAAMAVVATGCATLRSDLEIPDREAIYDRPLDEMWPEVREFFTRNELPFREDRGSMVLETEWRQEFGGSKIAGFFHRYMVVGRRETPTASKLQIFRITKSLNKAMSIAGKELDWGTSRTLFAGAGSAGGGSGAQETSPEDWEEVIAAPRGENSFFAESGQGQRDLVMEWRVFRDVSPRLAKEESAPKPVRVAKAPSATSAPSQMAMECGLPILGLGKQAKPGAVLLLGELHGTEEVPRFVAQSACQAVVAGIPVTVGLELPLENQTRVDAFLESAGAEQDWLKLMESPFWRSPYPDGRGSEAMANLMEQLRLLRSRGLDVEVFVFDHPKANGQERENAMAATVVHQVESSPTRFHMILSGNIHSRTKKGLPWDEQRKPMGYLVSEKLDDVVALDMAYDSGTAWICSVDGKGIRDRLDCGVRDTKGRNNGDRYFMHLWGSANAEGYHGVFYVGPVKASEPAVHRGLGRPGANDNSVHPASDEARRMASVRDDMSGSSLRSGVLR; encoded by the coding sequence ATGAAGCGGTGGGTCATACTCGCGGCGATGGCGGTTGTAGCAACGGGCTGTGCGACGTTGCGCAGCGACCTGGAGATTCCGGACCGGGAGGCCATCTACGACCGGCCCCTCGACGAGATGTGGCCGGAGGTCCGGGAGTTCTTCACGCGCAATGAGCTGCCGTTCCGCGAGGACCGGGGCAGCATGGTGCTGGAGACGGAGTGGCGGCAGGAGTTCGGCGGCTCGAAGATCGCCGGCTTCTTCCATCGCTACATGGTCGTGGGGCGGCGGGAGACGCCGACCGCGAGCAAGCTCCAGATCTTCCGCATCACCAAGAGCCTGAACAAGGCGATGTCCATCGCTGGCAAGGAGCTGGACTGGGGCACCTCGCGCACCCTGTTCGCGGGAGCGGGGAGCGCCGGTGGCGGCAGTGGAGCGCAGGAGACCAGCCCCGAGGACTGGGAGGAGGTCATCGCGGCGCCGCGTGGCGAGAACTCCTTCTTCGCGGAGTCGGGCCAGGGCCAGCGGGACCTGGTGATGGAGTGGCGGGTGTTCCGCGACGTGTCGCCTCGGCTGGCGAAGGAGGAGAGCGCGCCGAAGCCGGTGAGGGTGGCCAAGGCGCCGTCGGCGACGAGCGCGCCGTCCCAGATGGCGATGGAGTGTGGCCTGCCCATCCTGGGATTGGGCAAGCAGGCGAAGCCTGGCGCGGTGCTGCTGTTGGGCGAGCTGCACGGCACCGAGGAGGTTCCTCGCTTCGTGGCCCAGTCCGCGTGTCAGGCCGTGGTGGCGGGAATCCCGGTGACGGTGGGACTGGAGCTGCCGCTGGAGAACCAGACGCGCGTGGATGCCTTCCTGGAGAGCGCGGGGGCGGAGCAGGACTGGCTGAAGCTGATGGAGTCACCGTTCTGGCGCAGCCCGTATCCGGATGGCCGCGGCAGCGAGGCGATGGCGAACCTGATGGAGCAACTGCGGCTGCTGCGCTCGCGCGGGCTGGACGTGGAGGTCTTCGTGTTCGACCACCCGAAGGCGAACGGGCAGGAGCGCGAGAACGCGATGGCGGCGACGGTGGTGCACCAGGTGGAGTCGTCCCCCACGCGCTTCCACATGATTCTCTCCGGCAACATCCACTCTCGGACGAAGAAGGGGCTGCCCTGGGATGAGCAGCGCAAGCCGATGGGGTACCTGGTCAGCGAGAAGCTGGATGACGTGGTGGCGCTGGACATGGCGTATGACAGCGGCACGGCGTGGATCTGCTCGGTGGACGGCAAGGGCATTCGCGACAGGCTGGACTGCGGGGTGCGGGACACCAAGGGCCGCAACAACGGCGACCGGTACTTCATGCACCTCTGGGGTTCTGCGAACGCGGAGGGCTACCACGGGGTCTTCTACGTGGGGCCGGTGAAGGCCTCGGAGCCCGCGGTGCATCGAGGACTGGGGCGACCCGGCGCCAACGACAACTCCGTGCATCCCGCGAGCGACGAGGCGCGCAGGATGGCCTCGGTGCGTGACGATATGTCGGGAAGTTCCCTTCGTTCTGGCGTCCTGCGGTGA
- the hutF gene encoding formimidoylglutamate deiminase, whose product MSDTTVYQPDFLYEGGRLLEGRPLAVGADGRILPASSVPAGASVVRLPGRVLLPGLVNGHSHAFQRLIRGRTEYVASGREADDFWSWREAMYRAAESLGPEDLYVASRQVFVEMALAGITTVGEFHYVHHQQEGTPYADRNALAHAVIRAARDAGLRICLLRVGYARAGFQVAPNPRQRRFIDPDVDTFLASAESLAREVRGDSAVSVGLAPHSVRAVTKEWLKVIAGVRGFPVHMHVAEQPKEIEACLAEHGRRPVELLSDLGLLRPDFTAVHGVHLTEEEVSMLGTGRATVCACPSTERNLGDGIVPADALVRAGAGISLGSDSQAHVDLLDEARQLEGHLRLSRLRRAVLDPGGGEVSGLGARLLGMATVEGARSLGLSTGALEPGAPADFFTVDVGHPSLVGASPSSLLASIVLGAEKSAVREVAVDGRLVVRDGRHPLAEESGRAFQTLARALYP is encoded by the coding sequence GTGAGCGACACGACTGTCTACCAGCCGGACTTCCTGTACGAGGGAGGCCGGCTCCTCGAAGGGCGCCCCCTGGCCGTGGGCGCCGATGGCCGAATCCTCCCTGCGTCGTCCGTGCCCGCCGGAGCGAGCGTCGTGCGCCTGCCGGGCCGGGTGCTCCTGCCGGGCCTGGTCAATGGCCACTCGCATGCCTTCCAGCGGCTCATCCGCGGGCGCACGGAGTACGTGGCCTCCGGGCGCGAGGCGGATGACTTCTGGAGCTGGCGCGAGGCGATGTACCGCGCCGCCGAGTCGCTGGGGCCCGAGGACCTCTACGTCGCCTCCCGGCAGGTCTTCGTGGAGATGGCCCTGGCGGGCATCACCACGGTGGGCGAGTTCCACTACGTGCACCACCAGCAGGAGGGCACGCCGTACGCGGACCGCAACGCGCTGGCGCACGCGGTCATCCGGGCCGCTCGCGACGCGGGCCTGCGCATCTGCCTGTTGCGCGTGGGCTATGCGCGCGCGGGCTTCCAGGTGGCGCCGAATCCGCGTCAGCGCCGCTTCATCGACCCGGACGTGGACACGTTCCTCGCCTCCGCGGAGTCGCTGGCCCGCGAGGTGCGAGGCGACTCGGCGGTGAGCGTGGGCCTGGCGCCGCACAGCGTCCGCGCGGTGACGAAGGAGTGGCTGAAGGTCATCGCGGGCGTGCGTGGCTTCCCCGTGCACATGCACGTGGCGGAGCAGCCGAAGGAAATCGAGGCATGTCTGGCGGAGCATGGCCGGCGCCCGGTGGAGCTGTTGTCGGACCTGGGGCTCCTGCGTCCGGACTTCACCGCCGTGCACGGCGTCCACCTGACGGAGGAGGAGGTGTCCATGCTGGGCACCGGCCGCGCGACGGTGTGCGCGTGCCCGTCCACCGAGCGGAACCTGGGAGATGGCATCGTCCCGGCGGACGCGCTGGTGAGGGCGGGCGCGGGCATCAGCCTGGGCTCGGACAGCCAGGCGCATGTGGACCTGCTGGACGAGGCGCGTCAGCTGGAGGGGCACCTGCGGCTGTCACGCCTGCGGCGCGCGGTGCTGGACCCGGGCGGGGGCGAGGTGTCGGGGCTGGGGGCTCGGCTGCTCGGCATGGCGACCGTGGAGGGGGCTCGCAGCCTGGGGCTGTCCACGGGGGCGCTCGAGCCGGGGGCACCGGCGGACTTCTTCACGGTGGACGTGGGGCATCCGTCGCTCGTGGGGGCGAGCCCGTCGTCGCTCCTGGCCTCCATCGTCCTGGGCGCGGAGAAGTCGGCGGTGCGCGAGGTGGCGGTGGATGGACGGCTGGTGGTGCGAGACGGGCGCCATCCGCTCGCGGAGGAGAGCGGGCGCGCGTTCCAGACGCTCGCGCGTGCGCTGTACCCGTGA
- the argE gene encoding acetylornithine deacetylase, with the protein MSDTLPALRATLTELVAMDTTSSRPNAPLIDYAQARLEAAGFSAERQRYTDDAGTEKVNLVAVKGGSGRAALALVGHSDCVPFDAEWTDALKLTERDGKLYGRGACDTKGFIACALHAAERAERLQAPLMVVLTADEEVGLVGAKKLVAAGLGRARHAIVGEPTKLTPVRANKGYCLAEVEVLGKEGHSAYPETGASAIFRAGRFLQRLEQLATTVLREERDEGFQPPFTTVNVGVIQGGKAKNILPGSCRFTVEWRPIPGQSTQRVAEILESIRQELVRDEPAYEAHIRVLRTDRGVNTRADAEVVRFLSEASGNESTTVPFGTEAPQMTELGAEAVVFGPGDIRVAHQTGEYVPVEDLVRCEAILARAVAHFCSGR; encoded by the coding sequence ATGAGCGACACGCTGCCCGCGCTGCGGGCCACCCTGACGGAGCTGGTGGCGATGGACACCACGTCCTCGCGACCCAATGCTCCGCTCATCGACTATGCGCAGGCGCGGCTGGAGGCCGCGGGCTTCAGCGCGGAGCGACAGCGGTACACCGATGACGCGGGGACGGAGAAGGTGAACCTGGTGGCCGTGAAGGGCGGCTCCGGGCGCGCGGCGCTCGCGTTGGTGGGGCACTCCGACTGCGTGCCCTTCGACGCGGAGTGGACGGACGCGCTGAAGCTGACGGAGCGGGACGGCAAGCTCTACGGGCGCGGCGCGTGTGACACGAAGGGCTTCATCGCCTGTGCGCTGCACGCCGCGGAGCGCGCCGAGCGGCTCCAGGCTCCGCTGATGGTGGTCCTCACCGCGGACGAGGAAGTGGGGCTGGTGGGCGCCAAGAAGCTGGTGGCCGCGGGGCTGGGCCGTGCGCGGCACGCCATCGTCGGCGAGCCCACGAAGCTCACGCCCGTGCGCGCGAACAAGGGCTACTGCCTGGCGGAGGTGGAGGTGCTGGGCAAGGAAGGGCACAGCGCGTATCCGGAGACGGGCGCGTCCGCCATCTTCCGCGCGGGGCGGTTCCTGCAGCGGTTGGAGCAGCTCGCGACGACGGTGCTGCGCGAGGAGCGGGACGAGGGCTTCCAGCCGCCGTTCACCACGGTGAACGTGGGCGTCATCCAGGGTGGCAAGGCGAAGAACATCCTGCCGGGCTCGTGCCGCTTCACCGTGGAGTGGCGGCCGATTCCGGGCCAGTCGACGCAGCGGGTGGCGGAGATTCTGGAGTCCATCCGGCAGGAGCTGGTGCGAGACGAGCCCGCCTACGAGGCGCACATCCGCGTGCTGCGGACGGACCGGGGCGTGAATACGCGCGCCGACGCGGAGGTGGTGCGCTTCCTGTCCGAGGCCAGTGGCAACGAGTCCACGACGGTGCCCTTCGGCACGGAGGCTCCGCAGATGACGGAGCTGGGCGCGGAGGCCGTGGTGTTCGGGCCCGGAGACATCCGCGTGGCGCACCAGACGGGCGAGTACGTGCCGGTCGAAGACCTGGTGCGCTGTGAGGCCATCCTGGCTCGTGCCGTCGCGCACTTCTGTAGCGGACGCTGA
- a CDS encoding flavodoxin family protein yields MSPSSVTPRNVLFLLASSREGGNAEQLARKAAEALPPGTVTDWLRLEDSLVEPFRDLRHAPGGYTRPPPPELLALAERTLAADEVVIVAPVYWYNLPSTALAYLEHWSWWMRVPELRFAERMRGKVLSLVTAHSSEEDDSVATPSLMSLRMSADYLEMRWRGGLIGHGNRPGEVLQDTRALSAAREFLVRPLSVAKVEAA; encoded by the coding sequence ATGAGCCCTTCCTCCGTGACGCCACGCAACGTCCTGTTCCTGCTCGCCAGCTCGCGTGAAGGGGGCAATGCCGAGCAGCTCGCACGCAAGGCCGCGGAGGCACTTCCCCCGGGCACGGTGACGGACTGGCTCCGGCTGGAGGATTCCCTGGTGGAGCCCTTCCGGGACCTGCGCCACGCGCCAGGGGGTTACACGCGTCCTCCCCCGCCGGAGCTCCTGGCGCTCGCCGAGCGCACCCTGGCCGCCGACGAGGTGGTCATCGTCGCCCCCGTGTACTGGTACAACCTGCCCTCGACCGCGCTGGCCTACCTGGAGCACTGGTCCTGGTGGATGCGCGTGCCGGAGCTGCGCTTCGCCGAGCGCATGCGGGGCAAGGTCCTGTCGCTGGTGACCGCCCACTCCTCCGAGGAGGACGACTCCGTCGCCACCCCGAGCCTGATGAGCCTCCGGATGAGCGCCGACTACCTGGAGATGCGGTGGCGCGGTGGCCTCATCGGCCATGGCAACCGGCCGGGCGAGGTGTTGCAGGACACGCGTGCTCTCTCTGCTGCCCGTGAGTTTCTCGTGCGTCCCCTGTCTGTCGCAAAAGTCGAGGCTGCCTGA